A DNA window from Malus domestica chromosome 12, GDT2T_hap1 contains the following coding sequences:
- the LOC103451268 gene encoding uncharacterized protein, whose translation MSHDTLMNNYFNPNSVYTEKDFRCRFRMRRHVFKRLLHDVQHVNPYFQQKLDRAGRPGLSPHHKVTIALRMLAYASPADAMHDTYGISKSTRLDNLVEFCHTVVQLYKEEYLREPNQADMDWLICKAEDRGFSGMIWSLGCMHWQWKNCPT comes from the coding sequence ATGTCGCATGACActctgatgaacaactacttcaaccccaactcggTGTACACTGAAAAAGATTTTAGATGTCGCTTCCGgatgaggcgtcatgtcttCAAGCGTTTACTTCATGATGTCCAACATGTCAATCCATACTTTCAACAGAAATTAGACAGAGCAGGTCGTCCTGGTTTGTCACCTCATCATAAGGTTACTATTGCACTTCGAATGCTAGCCTATGCCTCCCCAGCTGATGCGATGCATGATACATATGGTATCTCTAAGTCTACACGCCTTGATAATCTTGTTGAATTCTGTCACACAGTTGTTCAGCTTTACAAGGAGGAGTACCTCCGTGAACCAAATCAAGCAGATATGGATTGGCTTATTTGCAAAGCTGAAGATCGTGGCTTTTCGGGCATGATATGGTCACTAGGTTGCATGCATTGGCAGTGGAAGAATTGTCCCACCTGA